AGTTTATTGCCGGTATTGATGGATCCCATGCCGCCTCCACCACCGCCTGCTGCTCCACCCTGTGTGGCAATGGGCTCATCCTTACCCAATTGCTTGAATTGGGAACCACCCGATGGTGGCTTCGGCGACGATGCAGTTTGAGCCTTGCGCGCCCCTAGTTCACTTTTTGCCGGCCAGGTGGGAAACATGGATGGATCGATGGGTAGGGGTAGCTCTTTGAAATAGCCATGCTTGAGGGCCGCATCAGCGGTCAGTCTTTGTTTCGGATCATAGGTTAAGAGACCCTGAAGCAAAGCCAGACCCGCCTCCGATGTTTTATCATGGAAATGTTTACGCAACTGTGAGACAGGGTACTCTGTAAATTGTGAGTTCTGACTAAGCATATTCTTGACAGCAGGCAGCTCATTATAACCAGGCCAGATTTTCTCGTTTGGTGTGCCCAGTTCCTGCAAAAGAGAGTAAGACCAATAAGTTAGATAAGTGAGTGAAGTCTTTGACGCTTTGAGAAACTCACCTTATAAATGCGATTAAGTTCATCTATCTCGGATTTGCCTGGGAATAGAGGTAACATTTGCAGAAATTCGGCAAATATGCAGCCCACCGACCAAACATCAATGGGCGTGGAGTACTCTGGCGAGCAGAGTAATAATTCCGGTGCCCTATACCATAATGTGACCACCAGAGAGGTATATTTCTTCAAAGGCGAACCATATTCGCGGGCCAAACCAAAATCGCCCACTTTCAGGATACCCTTGTGGGAGAGCAACAGATTGGATGTCTTCAAATCGCGATGCAAGATCCAATTGTCATGCAAATGGGCCACGGCCAGGAGCAGTTGTTGAGTCAAGCATTTGACTTCACCAGGAAAGAAGCTCTGTTTGCGATTCTTCATCGTTTCCATTAGTGATTTCAAATCGTGCTCAACATAATCCATAACAATAAATATCTTATCCATATTGGAGCCAACGACTATTTCCCGTACAGTCACAATATTTGGATGTTGACCCTTAAGCAGAGTGTTAATCTCACGCAACGATGTGATGGGGAATCCCTCCTTTTCCttttccattttgagtcgtttcaGGGCAACAATTTCGTTGGTTCGTTTATCTTTGGCGCGATAGACAACGCCATAGGTACCCTCTTCGATCCGATTGAGACATTGGAATTCCTCAACAGATCGGCATCCCTGGACGCCAGGATAATAGTTGGGCAAGGGGACACCCTTGTCATCACATGGTGGCAGATCTTCCAAGGATTTCAAAGCCTTTGTCTCGCTTACAGGCAATGGCTTGTTATCCTCTTGCTGCGACATGCCACGTTCCTCACTACGGGTGCTCGAACTAGGCGATCGTGCATTACCCTCCTCTATGCTAGAGCGGGATGGGCTTCTCGAGGTGCGGGAACGACTGCTGCGACGACTGGATTTCGAGGAGGAGGAAGAGCTGGAACTGGAGGAGCTAACCGAATGAGAGCGCTGTTTGTGCTGATGCTTGGgtttgggttttgtttttggtttgggcGGTGACTTGTATAGTTCACCCACGCTCAACGGACTGTCTGGCAGATCGGGCAATTCATTGTCTTCTTGGTTGTCCTGCTGTGGCTGCGGCTGTGATTTGTTTTTCcgtttggttttctttttatgttcATAGCTTTCCGCGCTATTCGAATCGCTGGCACTCTCATTgctgtcatcatcatcgtcctcATCCTCTTCATCGTCCTCGGAATCACTTTTTTCGCTCTCCCCATCGTCCTCTGCACCCACGGCTCGAGCCCtactatcatcatcatcatcgtcatcatcatcatcatcatcgtcgtcatcatcgtcgtcgtcgtcgtcgtcgtcgtcatcatcctCTTTATTCTCATGTTGTGGCACATGCGCGCCGCCTTTTCTTCGCTTCCTATGTTTCTCTTGATCCTTTTCATAGCTCTTTCGCTTAAATATATTCAAGCCAGCCGTCACACTGGCCGCCACTTTTGAGGGACTGAGAGCATCACCCGAAGTCATCTGATGTTCATTCCTTTCCCGAAACAGAAGCTCTCGCCTGGCCTCCAATTCCTCTCTGGCCGTTTGTTTCCGTTGCCGATTCTCGCGCTCGGCGGCTAAAAGTTTCTCTCGTCGTGCCACCAATTCGGGATCCTCGTGTAAATTTCTTCTACTACTGCTGCTTAATTGCTGTTGTTCCATCACCCCTCTTCTGCTTCCCTTGGGCGGATGCACTGACTCAGGGCTATCGAGTAACTCGATAACACGCTCATGCCTTTGCTTATGGCTGCTCCTGCTACCACGTTCCCTGTCGCCACGACCCTCcttactgctgctgctgctgcgtatCTCTCCTCTGCCCTCATAGTCCTTGACATATTTATGCCGCTTACTAAGCAAGCGAGATCGTAAATCTTGTTCAAGACTTTCTGCATCTTTGGTCCGTCTTGGTGCTGCAGCTGATGATGATAGGGGTGGCTCTTCCATTGGATAATCAGCATGCCGGGCACTAGTGCCATGAtatgcagctgctgctgctgctgctgcatagGAATGATGATAAGAATCTCCTCCTCGTGGATTCTGGATACGAGAAATGCCATGATGGtgatgctgatgctggtgatgatgatgcgatggtggcggcggtggtggcaAAGCATTCGGTACTACATAATGATAGCTTTGTGGATGAGCTTgtaaatgatgatgatgatgtctaGATGGCTCGGCTGCACCTCCAGAACGCTCTcgccgatgatgatgatgatgatagtgTTGCTCCTCTCGTGCAGCACGATAATCTCCATAACGATGTtcacctcctcctcctacaTCTTCTCCTCTATCCTTGTGTCTTCTTCGCTCGCGGGAATGTTTTTTCTTCTCACGCCGTGTTGCCGACAAGTCCCGGCTAGCCTGCGGCGGTTGTATATACAGGGCATCTCCGTCTCCTTCATGTTCATCATCATCGCCGGcactaaaagaaaaattaaaaataaggTAAATTAAGTAAATCCCTAAATTTGTGGTAAACTTTTCACTAAACGTTTTTCATTTCATCGcacaagttgttgttgttgaccgAGGATCGCGATTTAGCCAGGCCGTCTTggctattatatatatatatatgtacatatgatgGGTTGCTGCAGTCTTGTTGCAAGAAGTTTACATTTTACATTGTGCCCTTGAGAAGGAAGAAGTTGCGTAGAATGAGAAAGGGAGACCTTTTTATAAACTAATTTGTAGAttattcattttctttttctgacCGAAAACATTCCCTTGAATAACAAGTAGAGAAAATATAAAGTGTAATTTTTCCATTATTACTGGGTTAAAAAAATTCAGGGGTGAGGCGGAGGGGGTAGGTGTTGGTGAGAATGGTGGGAGGTAGAGAGAAAGATCAAAAGCACAAATCTAAAGGAAAATATCTTGAaatcattaaaataaaaaaaaaattgcctaAAATTGGTTTAGGATTGATTTAGAAGTTAGATTAgttaacattttcatttacaattcaatttttttgtttgtgcttATTGGAATTTGGAGATTTAATTAGAATaagtgttgttgttattgttgcatGCATCAAAATAGTTGTGCTATTGAATTTGTTAATTCCCGTTAGATAGGCAAACAATAATCTGTACAATATGGGAATCGAtctttcaattaaaattaatatatgtCTCACAAGCAGAAAGAATCCCCAGATTGGTTTAAAATGTCATTGTGGATAGGTCAACTAAAGGAGACtcaataaattattataaaccATTATCCatcatatttttgtattttataagAATGATTTTTAAtcactacaaaaaaaaaagatgaagcTTGTAATGAATTCACTAGGAATTAAAAGCAATTATATATGACTCTTAGAAATCAagttttaatgaaatttgcaaAGTTTATCTAAaacttataaaaaaaaaaaacaatagagattatgttaaaatctttcaaaaattatacTGGCCATTAATTGTAGTGACCTTTTTTGATCATgctaataattattaaaaaacatttgtaaaaaaaaaaaagaaaaaaaaatacaatatagATTATGAAATATAgcgaaaaattaatttgagaCCTATTTACATTAATCCCAAAATGGATGTATCATGCGTTGGAAGTATATCTGTTTATGTTTATACTACTTCTATATATTCGAAGGAAATACTCGTTATCCCGGCTAATTTGAGAAAACATTGGAAAACAATAATGGATAGCAAATAATTTACTGGGCCCCGATATTCATCAGTTGGCCTACACACTAATATCTCAGGTGCAATCACAATCTGGAGTTCCTTCCCTTGCTCAGTCGAATCCgtaattttttgttctccGCCTCGTTCGTTTAACTGCTCTTTGAATAAGGAAGAATAaggtaagagagagagaaacagcTGAAAGCGAATATCACATTTGATACTTACCTGAGAGTTGGGTAAGTGGGAAGAAGAAGGTGGCATATATCCTTTTCATACAAGAACCACTTGTGGTTTCGTCAATTCAGTTACAACTATCCCCATAAATGGAAGCAATTTTACATTTAAGTTTCTcatacatttttgatttttgaatttgaagCAATATACACACAATCATCATCTCAAGGGCTGTAAAATGTTAAACACTTACTGGAGAGACTGCGCAACCTGCTGAAAggattttagttttttcttttcgtttttgttatttgttttgcggaattgttgtgtgtgtgtgttttttgtttgtaaaaaAGTAAGAGTAATTAATTGTATTATTAGAAGAATCAGAttggaaatattttgttgatttttgtttgggttgttgttgattttgaaTTGTTGATAATTTACCGCCAGGcgacagagtgagagagacagagtTCACCGTTAATTGATGTTAACTTGGCTTGGCTTGAGAAGATTCGTGTACATCTacgaccagaccagaccaggaccaggaccaggaccagACACTGCAGCAGCTGATGCGAGAGCacatatttcgtttttttcttatttatttattcattttgttttgtatttgtttctttttgttttgcatttcttttcttttttgcagttggtttaattgtttattttgattgatttttctttgtttttttctcttgttttcatttgattttttggttttatatgattattagtttttgttgtttttggccatCGCGCGCCTCGGTCATGGGACAAGTACACACTTTTTGGCCTATTTGCAATGAAAAAACTCAAGTAAATTAAAAAGCACAATTACAAATGCAATTTGCAATAATAAATTCTCAgtaaattggtttttgtttaaatatgtttttttttctttttttgcttttagtacattcttttttttttttttggtttttattttgttattggcAAACATATAAAGTAGAAAGGGaaaaggaagagagagagtgagcaAGCACAGGAAATGAAGGTAGGAGAAGGAGAAAGAGCAAGGAAgttgtatatgtgtgtgtgtaggagGAGCAGAAGGATGGAATGTAAGTAAAAGGGGAAgaattgattttttgtttaatttacaattacaatttgtttttagcTTTTGTCGTCGAATGAAAACGGAATgagagcaagaaaaaaaaatcgtttCATCCACCTACACacctata
The sequence above is a segment of the Drosophila willistoni isolate 14030-0811.24 chromosome XR unlocalized genomic scaffold, UCI_dwil_1.1 Seg143, whole genome shotgun sequence genome. Coding sequences within it:
- the LOC6645511 gene encoding serine/threonine-protein kinase PITSLRE isoform X1, which produces MVNSSGSEDGQWRSPQIGHYLSAGDDDEHEGDGDALYIQPPQASRDLSATRREKKKHSRERRRHKDRGEDVGGGGEHRYGDYRAAREEQHYHHHHHRRERSGGAAEPSRHHHHHLQAHPQSYHYVVPNALPPPPPPSHHHHQHQHHHHGISRIQNPRGGDSYHHSYAAAAAAAAYHGTSARHADYPMEEPPLSSSAAAPRRTKDAESLEQDLRSRLLSKRHKYVKDYEGRGEIRSSSSSKEGRGDRERGSRSSHKQRHERVIELLDSPESVHPPKGSRRGVMEQQQLSSSSRRNLHEDPELVARREKLLAAERENRQRKQTAREELEARRELLFRERNEHQMTSGDALSPSKVAASVTAGLNIFKRKSYEKDQEKHRKRRKGGAHVPQHENKEDDDDDDDDDDDDDDDDDDDDDDDDDDSRARAVGAEDDGESEKSDSEDDEEDEDDDDDSNESASDSNSAESYEHKKKTKRKNKSQPQPQQDNQEDNELPDLPDSPLSVGELYKSPPKPKTKPKPKHQHKQRSHSVSSSSSSSSSSSKSSRRSSRSRTSRSPSRSSIEEGNARSPSSSTRSEERGMSQQEDNKPLPVSETKALKSLEDLPPCDDKGVPLPNYYPGVQGCRSVEEFQCLNRIEEGTYGVVYRAKDKRTNEIVALKRLKMEKEKEGFPITSLREINTLLKGQHPNIVTVREIVVGSNMDKIFIVMDYVEHDLKSLMETMKNRKQSFFPGEVKCLTQQLLLAVAHLHDNWILHRDLKTSNLLLSHKGILKVGDFGLAREYGSPLKKYTSLVVTLWYRAPELLLCSPEYSTPIDVWSVGCIFAEFLQMLPLFPGKSEIDELNRIYKELGTPNEKIWPGYNELPAVKNMLSQNSQFTEYPVSQLRKHFHDKTSEAGLALLQGLLTYDPKQRLTADAALKHGYFKELPLPIDPSMFPTWPAKSELGARKAQTASSPKPPSGGSQFKQLGKDEPIATQGGAAGGGGGGMGSINTGNKLSSGIITGNKKSGITAGATGAANTGFVLNAGLTQRQLAMGPGFSLKF
- the LOC6645511 gene encoding serine/threonine-protein kinase PITSLRE isoform X2, with the translated sequence MEEPPLSSSAAAPRRTKDAESLEQDLRSRLLSKRHKYVKDYEGRGEIRSSSSSKEGRGDRERGSRSSHKQRHERVIELLDSPESVHPPKGSRRGVMEQQQLSSSSRRNLHEDPELVARREKLLAAERENRQRKQTAREELEARRELLFRERNEHQMTSGDALSPSKVAASVTAGLNIFKRKSYEKDQEKHRKRRKGGAHVPQHENKEDDDDDDDDDDDDDDDDDDDDDDDDDDSRARAVGAEDDGESEKSDSEDDEEDEDDDDDSNESASDSNSAESYEHKKKTKRKNKSQPQPQQDNQEDNELPDLPDSPLSVGELYKSPPKPKTKPKPKHQHKQRSHSVSSSSSSSSSSSKSSRRSSRSRTSRSPSRSSIEEGNARSPSSSTRSEERGMSQQEDNKPLPVSETKALKSLEDLPPCDDKGVPLPNYYPGVQGCRSVEEFQCLNRIEEGTYGVVYRAKDKRTNEIVALKRLKMEKEKEGFPITSLREINTLLKGQHPNIVTVREIVVGSNMDKIFIVMDYVEHDLKSLMETMKNRKQSFFPGEVKCLTQQLLLAVAHLHDNWILHRDLKTSNLLLSHKGILKVGDFGLAREYGSPLKKYTSLVVTLWYRAPELLLCSPEYSTPIDVWSVGCIFAEFLQMLPLFPGKSEIDELNRIYKELGTPNEKIWPGYNELPAVKNMLSQNSQFTEYPVSQLRKHFHDKTSEAGLALLQGLLTYDPKQRLTADAALKHGYFKELPLPIDPSMFPTWPAKSELGARKAQTASSPKPPSGGSQFKQLGKDEPIATQGGAAGGGGGGMGSINTGNKLSSGIITGNKKSGITAGATGAANTGFVLNAGLTQRQLAMGPGFSLKF